The genomic interval tggAACAATTTGAATCCAGCTAGCACTTTTGCACCCTAAAAAGGAAAAGGGTTAGATTAGATTTGAAATCCATTTGTGTTTACATGATAGAAGAAGACAAAATAACCTATTTTTGAACTGTTATTTCAATATAAAGGTTACAGTGTGACAGAGAAAGAACCACATGAAGAAAATCTTACACATGTGAGTAGACAAAAGCATCAAGAGAAACCATTACAATTTACAACTCAAAGGGATATTACAACTCCAATTACATCAATTCCCAATTTAGTTCCAACAACTTCAACATCACCAATCTTGAACCCTAATTCCAATCCAGACACATATTCTCCATCCTCCACAGTTCCAATTACTACTCCATCAGAATCAAATTCACCTGTTTCTAATTCAGGTGCAAGTTGGTGCATTGCAAGTCCAAGTGCATCACAAAATGCTTTACAAGTTGCATTGGATTATGCTTGTGGATATGGTGGTACTGATTGTTCTGCAATTCAAGTTGGTGGAAGTTGTTATAACCCTAATTCTGTTCATGATCATGCTTCTTATGCTTTTAACAAGTACTATCAAAAGAATCCTCTTCCTAATAGCTGCAATTTTGGTGGAACTGCTGTTATTACTAACACAAATCCAAGTAAGGTTTCTACTCTCTGTCACCAGGTTTTAAATTGCAGTCAAATACAACTGATGTAGCGTCcatgtttcaaattaaatgtATGTTTGGTAATTGTGTTAGATACGACACTGACACatttgattacattcaattttattaaattattattaaaatcaatgAGTTAGTATAAATGTTGTGTCTAATAGTTGTATATGTGTTAGTGCTTCAGATATTTATGTGATTTCAATTAATGTTGCATATATATTGGCTTGCTGATTTTTTAGAACTTTTCATAAGATTTCGATTACATCCGATCAAAATTGCAGTGTATTTGTGATTGTTggattaaaattgaacaatttaaattttaaataaattttattataattattgaatataaaaatactAGCCTGAAATCTGAATGCAGTTTTGCTAGTATACAAAGTTATGtgacaatttttaattataaagttaaaaatacaaataaaaatgtacAAAGCTAGAAATCAAGTAATAGTAGTCTAGTATTAGTATGTGCTGGAAACCAAAGTGGTAAAAAATCATATGTATCCCTTGTGGAGGATTCTTGGGTTCCAATCTGCACATACAagggataaataaaataaagcttGTACTGTATCTTTGAATAGACTTTGAAAGTGTAGTGATATAGGAACTAAAAAAGTGG from Cicer arietinum cultivar CDC Frontier isolate Library 1 chromosome 5, Cicar.CDCFrontier_v2.0, whole genome shotgun sequence carries:
- the LOC101512200 gene encoding uncharacterized protein translates to MIIINYYILLLVLTHFLSSGYSVTEKEPHEENLTHVSRQKHQEKPLQFTTQRDITTPITSIPNLVPTTSTSPILNPNSNPDTYSPSSTVPITTPSESNSPVSNSGASWCIASPSASQNALQVALDYACGYGGTDCSAIQVGGSCYNPNSVHDHASYAFNKYYQKNPLPNSCNFGGTAVITNTNPSVGTCQYPSTSTSSSLLNTTNTSGANVFGYVPVPTNPSVSAAAATSNTFTLICFILWAIAILKNKCIQHESEF